A single Curtobacterium sp. MCJR17_020 DNA region contains:
- the secY gene encoding preprotein translocase subunit SecY translates to MFRAVARIMRTPDLRKKIGFTLAIIALFRLGSYIPAPFVDYAAVQSCLASASSSGGLYDLINLFSGGALLKLSVFALGIMPYITSSIIVQLLRVVIPHFDSLYKEGQSGQAKLTQYTRYLTIALGVLQSTTLITVARSGALFGTNASSSCSSIISNDSWYAIMLMVVTLTAGTGLIMWMGELVTERGIGNGMSLLIFTSIAAQFPSALWAIEQSQSFELFLFVILVGLVIMMAVVFVEQSQRRIPVQYAKRMVGRRTYGGNNTYIPIKVNMAGVVPVIFASSLLYLPALVAQFNKPSDGSEPAAWVTWIENNLVSGDNLFYMVLYFLLIVGFTYFYVAITFNPEEVADNMKKYGGFIPGIRAGRPTAEYLDYVLTRVTLPGSLYLGFIALIPLAALALFGANQNFPFGGASILIIVGVGLETVKQIDSQLQQRHYEGLLR, encoded by the coding sequence GTGTTCAGAGCGGTCGCGCGCATCATGCGCACCCCTGATCTTCGCAAGAAGATCGGCTTCACCCTCGCGATCATCGCGCTGTTCCGGCTCGGGTCGTACATCCCGGCACCGTTCGTCGACTACGCGGCCGTGCAGAGCTGTCTCGCCAGCGCCTCGTCGTCCGGCGGTCTCTACGACCTGATCAACCTGTTCTCCGGCGGCGCGCTGCTGAAGCTCTCGGTCTTCGCGCTCGGCATCATGCCGTACATCACGTCGTCGATCATCGTGCAGCTCCTGCGCGTGGTCATCCCGCACTTCGACTCCCTCTACAAGGAGGGCCAGTCCGGTCAGGCGAAGCTGACGCAGTACACGCGCTACCTCACGATCGCGCTGGGCGTGCTGCAGTCCACCACCCTGATCACGGTCGCCCGCTCGGGTGCCCTCTTCGGCACGAACGCGTCGTCCTCCTGCTCGTCGATCATCTCGAACGACAGCTGGTACGCGATCATGCTCATGGTCGTCACGCTGACCGCCGGTACCGGCCTCATCATGTGGATGGGCGAGCTCGTCACCGAGCGCGGCATCGGCAACGGCATGTCCCTCCTCATCTTCACGTCGATCGCGGCGCAGTTCCCGTCGGCGCTCTGGGCCATCGAGCAGTCGCAGTCATTCGAGCTCTTCCTGTTCGTCATCCTGGTCGGACTGGTCATCATGATGGCCGTCGTGTTCGTCGAGCAGTCGCAGCGGCGGATCCCGGTCCAGTACGCCAAGCGCATGGTCGGCCGACGCACGTACGGCGGCAACAACACGTACATCCCGATCAAGGTGAACATGGCCGGCGTCGTGCCCGTCATCTTCGCGTCGTCGTTGCTGTACCTGCCGGCCCTGGTCGCGCAGTTCAACAAGCCCTCGGACGGCTCCGAGCCCGCGGCGTGGGTCACCTGGATCGAGAACAACCTCGTCTCCGGCGACAACCTGTTCTACATGGTGCTGTACTTCCTGCTCATCGTCGGGTTCACGTACTTCTACGTGGCGATCACCTTCAACCCCGAAGAGGTCGCCGACAACATGAAGAAGTACGGCGGGTTCATCCCCGGCATCCGTGCCGGTCGTCCGACCGCCGAGTACCTCGACTACGTCCTCACCCGGGTGACGCTGCCCGGCTCGCTCTACCTCGGTTTCATCGCGCTCATCCCGCTGGCAGCACTGGCGCTGTTCGGCGCGAACCAGAACTTCCCGTTCGGTGGCGCGAGCATCCTGATCATCGTGGGTGTCGGTCTCGAGACCGTGAAGCAGATCGACTCGCAGCTGCAGCAGCGTCACTACGAAGGGCTTCTCCGTTGA
- the rplO gene encoding 50S ribosomal protein L15, with the protein MSDEKNERVQVLKLHHLRPAEGAKKDRTRVGRGEGSKGKTAGRGTKGTKARYQVRVGFEGGQMPLHMRTPKLRGFKNPFRVEYQVVNLDKISELYPDGGDVTVAGLVAKGAVRKNEKVKVLGQGDITVKITVTVDKVSASAAEKIVAAGGTVSQ; encoded by the coding sequence ATGAGCGACGAGAAGAACGAGCGCGTGCAGGTGCTGAAGCTGCACCACCTCCGCCCCGCAGAGGGCGCCAAGAAGGACCGCACCCGTGTGGGTCGCGGTGAGGGCTCGAAGGGCAAGACCGCTGGGCGTGGTACCAAGGGCACGAAGGCCCGTTACCAGGTCCGGGTCGGCTTCGAGGGTGGGCAGATGCCGCTGCACATGCGCACCCCGAAGCTCCGCGGGTTCAAGAACCCGTTCCGGGTCGAGTACCAGGTCGTGAACCTGGACAAGATCTCGGAGCTCTACCCCGATGGTGGCGACGTCACCGTTGCGGGCCTGGTCGCCAAGGGCGCCGTCCGCAAGAACGAGAAGGTCAAGGTTCTCGGTCAGGGTGACATCACCGTGAAGATCACGGTCACGGTCGACAAGGTCTCGGCGTCCGCCGCCGAGAAGATCGTGGCTGCTGGCGGCACCGTCTCCCAGTAA
- the rpmD gene encoding 50S ribosomal protein L30: MATLKITQIKSVISEKQYQRDTLRSLGLKRIGRTVEREDNAQNRGYIATVAHLVKVEEVDA, encoded by the coding sequence ATGGCGACGCTGAAGATCACGCAGATCAAGTCCGTTATCAGCGAGAAGCAGTACCAGCGCGACACGCTCCGCAGCCTGGGTCTCAAGCGCATCGGCCGTACGGTCGAGCGTGAGGACAACGCCCAGAACCGCGGGTACATCGCAACGGTGGCGCACCTCGTGAAGGTCGAGGAGGTCGACGCATGA